Proteins from a genomic interval of Syngnathoides biaculeatus isolate LvHL_M chromosome 23, ASM1980259v1, whole genome shotgun sequence:
- the LOC133496941 gene encoding uncharacterized protein LOC133496941 isoform X3, giving the protein MQQYQCDQGFLVVVLPITGLKTVLQLLHLKVQCEGMMAGPTTEGSKAEAEMTALAAHLGSRMDSSRISCLQTSISLARGCEPGDGGHSHWPVQFWSPGNIHLFMVYTTQASSKSRWVLFTDGCCNRKQDGCRTGAAALRSRTLFHHHPLHLIFLSGHLSTLNDSLNELAIYPEATPKSAAPLCLQLHADQATADARPHLAGNRSTDVSRLHLTGDEITADFHPSSTTTKRLRGPVGPGCGATLQTDLGSSSEDTAAHEQRLQVRSGPQEKGRTRAQVGTASVALHQRSPAADIIPQTCSQVSRLRTNRTSSPPAWWTMGRLLSSRHRGRGVQYLVGYGPEEHSWIPSRFVVHRSLIRDFHAAHPDAPGPSRAGRWGGGVLSYSWLPAQAGRGQPISQSTPAPCSS; this is encoded by the exons ATGCAACAATATCAATGTGATCAAGGatttttggttgtggttctcccgatcactggattaaagactgtcctacagctcctccacctcaaggtcCAATGCGAGGGCATGAtggctggtccaacaaccgaggggtccaaggcagaggcagaaatgacagCGTTGGCGGCCCACCttggcagcaggatggacagcagcag gatctcatgtttacagacctcaatatccttggCCCGCGGCTGCGaaccaggggatggaggacactctcactggcctgtgcaattctggagtcctggaaacatccacctcttcatggtgtacaccactcaggccagttctaaaagcagatg ggtcctgttcactgatggttgctgtaACCGTAAGCAAGATGGCTGTCGTACTGGAGCAGCAGCCCTGAG ATCCAGGACACTTTTTCATCACCACCCcctgcacttgatcttcctgagcGGTCATCTATCTACCTTAAATGACTCTCTC aatgaactggccatcTATCCAGAGGCGACGCCCAAGTCGGCTGCACCTTTATGCCTCCAGCTGCACGCCGACCAAGCCACAGCCGACGCCCGTCCACACCTCGCTGGCAACCGATCCACAGATGTCTCTCGTCTACACCTCACTGGCGATGAAATCACAGCCGACTTCCACCCATCCTCCACGACCACTAAAAG aCTGcgcggtcccgtcggccctggctgtggtgcgacgctgcaaacggacctgggaagcagctcggaggacactgctgcgcatgaacagcgcctacaagtccgcagcggaccgcaagagaagggccgcaccagagctcaggttgggacagcgagtgtggctctccaccaaagatctcccgctgcggacataatcccgcaaacttgctcccag gtcagcagacttcgcacgaatcgcacttcgtcgcCCCCCGCATGGTGGACGATGggccggctgctgtcttcccgccacagaggaaggggggtccagtatctggtgggatatggcccggaggagcactcctggatcccctcccgcttcgtcgtacaccgctccctcatcagggactttcacgcggctcatcctgatgctcctgggccgtccagagccggccgttggggggggggggtactgtcatactcctggcttcctgcccaggctgggcgtggccagccaattagtcagagcacacctgcaccttgttccagctga
- the LOC133496941 gene encoding uncharacterized protein LOC133496941 isoform X1: MRSSEMTRCGDPERDKPKETHTVEFDYIYTTLVHDLVSAAFLAALNYIILFHLDVTVTPTIVNATLYQMRDGERHVSMYFSIILDPLETKSPECTRFGAGVAKVIQKNTHMVMSYPLVVLTDHLVTAYVASSAFRLSSPGQTRLLKILTAPNITYVHTGINITDELHVDPHCCEIGVTDSLRPHADLSVQPLTNARVLFTDGCCNRKQDGCRTGAAALRSRTLFHHHPLHLIFLSGHLSTLNDSLNELAIYPEATPKSAAPLCLQLHADQATADARPHLAGNRSTDVSRLHLTGDEITADFHPSSTTTKRLRGPVGPGCGATLQTDLGSSSEDTAAHEQRLQVRSGPQEKGRTRAQVGTASVALHQRSPAADIIPQTCSQVSRLRTNRTSSPPAWWTMGRLLSSRHRGRGVQYLVGYGPEEHSWIPSRFVVHRSLIRDFHAAHPDAPGPSRAGRWGGGVLSYSWLPAQAGRGQPISQSTPAPCSS, encoded by the exons atgcgttcatctgagatgacacgctgtggcgaccccgaaagggacaagccgaaagaaacacacacagtggaGTTTGACTATATCTATACCACTCTTGTACATGATCTTGTATCAGCAGCATTTCTGGCTGCCCTGAATTACATCATCCTATTTCACTTAGATGTTACTGTCACACCTACCATTGTGAATGCTACTTTATATCAGATGAGGGATGGAGAACGTCATGTCTCGATGTATTTTAGCATTATACTTGATCCACTTGAGACCAAGAGCCCTGAATGCACTAGGTTTGGAGCTGGAGTTGCTAAAGTTatccaaaaaaacacacacatggtaATGTCATATCCCCTTGTGGTCCTCACTGACCACTTAGTGACAGCCTATGTTGCCTCATCAGCATTCAGACTATCTTCTCCTGGGCAAACACGCCTGTTGAAAATTCTCACGGCACCAAACATCACATATGTCCACACCGGCATTAACATAACTGATGAATTGCATGTAGACCCACACTGCTGTGAAATTGGTGTGACTGATTCTCTTCGTCCACAtgctgatctctctgtccaacctctgactaatgccagggtcctgttcactgatggttgctgtaACCGTAAGCAAGATGGCTGTCGTACTGGAGCAGCAGCCCTGAG ATCCAGGACACTTTTTCATCACCACCCcctgcacttgatcttcctgagcGGTCATCTATCTACCTTAAATGACTCTCTC aatgaactggccatcTATCCAGAGGCGACGCCCAAGTCGGCTGCACCTTTATGCCTCCAGCTGCACGCCGACCAAGCCACAGCCGACGCCCGTCCACACCTCGCTGGCAACCGATCCACAGATGTCTCTCGTCTACACCTCACTGGCGATGAAATCACAGCCGACTTCCACCCATCCTCCACGACCACTAAAAG aCTGcgcggtcccgtcggccctggctgtggtgcgacgctgcaaacggacctgggaagcagctcggaggacactgctgcgcatgaacagcgcctacaagtccgcagcggaccgcaagagaagggccgcaccagagctcaggttgggacagcgagtgtggctctccaccaaagatctcccgctgcggacataatcccgcaaacttgctcccag gtcagcagacttcgcacgaatcgcacttcgtcgcCCCCCGCATGGTGGACGATGggccggctgctgtcttcccgccacagaggaaggggggtccagtatctggtgggatatggcccggaggagcactcctggatcccctcccgcttcgtcgtacaccgctccctcatcagggactttcacgcggctcatcctgatgctcctgggccgtccagagccggccgttggggggggggggtactgtcatactcctggcttcctgcccaggctgggcgtggccagccaattagtcagagcacacctgcaccttgttccagctga
- the LOC133496941 gene encoding uncharacterized protein LOC133496941 isoform X5, with product MVYTTQASSKSRWVLFTDGCCNRKQDGCRTGAAALRSRTLFHHHPLHLIFLSGHLSTLNDSLNELAIYPEATPKSAAPLCLQLHADQATADARPHLAGNRSTDVSRLHLTGDEITADFHPSSTTTKRLRGPVGPGCGATLQTDLGSSSEDTAAHEQRLQVRSGPQEKGRTRAQVGTASVALHQRSPAADIIPQTCSQVSRLRTNRTSSPPAWWTMGRLLSSRHRGRGVQYLVGYGPEEHSWIPSRFVVHRSLIRDFHAAHPDAPGPSRAGRWGGGVLSYSWLPAQAGRGQPISQSTPAPCSS from the exons atggtgtacaccactcaggccagttctaaaagcagatg ggtcctgttcactgatggttgctgtaACCGTAAGCAAGATGGCTGTCGTACTGGAGCAGCAGCCCTGAG ATCCAGGACACTTTTTCATCACCACCCcctgcacttgatcttcctgagcGGTCATCTATCTACCTTAAATGACTCTCTC aatgaactggccatcTATCCAGAGGCGACGCCCAAGTCGGCTGCACCTTTATGCCTCCAGCTGCACGCCGACCAAGCCACAGCCGACGCCCGTCCACACCTCGCTGGCAACCGATCCACAGATGTCTCTCGTCTACACCTCACTGGCGATGAAATCACAGCCGACTTCCACCCATCCTCCACGACCACTAAAAG aCTGcgcggtcccgtcggccctggctgtggtgcgacgctgcaaacggacctgggaagcagctcggaggacactgctgcgcatgaacagcgcctacaagtccgcagcggaccgcaagagaagggccgcaccagagctcaggttgggacagcgagtgtggctctccaccaaagatctcccgctgcggacataatcccgcaaacttgctcccag gtcagcagacttcgcacgaatcgcacttcgtcgcCCCCCGCATGGTGGACGATGggccggctgctgtcttcccgccacagaggaaggggggtccagtatctggtgggatatggcccggaggagcactcctggatcccctcccgcttcgtcgtacaccgctccctcatcagggactttcacgcggctcatcctgatgctcctgggccgtccagagccggccgttggggggggggggtactgtcatactcctggcttcctgcccaggctgggcgtggccagccaattagtcagagcacacctgcaccttgttccagctga
- the LOC133496941 gene encoding uncharacterized protein LOC133496941 isoform X2, producing the protein MMERRTRAMTATITIPKSLQLRGGSSELPSSCRGQQREKAATPSPSPPPGQQREKAATPSPSPPPGQQREKAAHRHRHLLDSNVRRRRPHRHRHLLDSNVRRRRPHRHRHLLDSNVRRRRPHRHRHILDSNVRRRRPHRHRHLLDSNVRRRRHHRHRHLLDSNVRRHRVGPHCHNELAIYPEATPKSAAPLCLQLHADQATADARPHLAGNRSTDVSRLHLTGDEITADFHPSSTTTKRLRGPVGPGCGATLQTDLGSSSEDTAAHEQRLQVRSGPQEKGRTRAQVGTASVALHQRSPAADIIPQTCSQVSRLRTNRTSSPPAWWTMGRLLSSRHRGRGVQYLVGYGPEEHSWIPSRFVVHRSLIRDFHAAHPDAPGPSRAGRWGGGVLSYSWLPAQAGRGQPISQSTPAPCSS; encoded by the exons atgatggagagaaggaccagagccatgaccgccaccattaccatcccgaagtctctccagctccggggtggctcatcagaactccccagctcttgtcggggacagcaacgtgagaaggcggcgaccccatcgccatcgccacctcctggacagcaacgtgagaaggcggcaaccccatcgccatcgccacctcctggacagcaacgtgagaaggcggcccatcgccatcgccacctcctggacagcaacgtgagaaggcggcgaccccatcgccatcgccacctcctggacagcaacgtgagaaggcggcgaccccatcgccatcgccacctcctggacagcaacgtgagaaggcggcgaccccatcgccatcgccacatcctggacagcaacgtgagaaggcggcgaccccatcgccatcgccacctcctggacagcaacgtgagaaggcggcgacaccatcgccatcgccacctgctggacagcaacgtgagacgacatcgggtcggtccccactgccac aatgaactggccatcTATCCAGAGGCGACGCCCAAGTCGGCTGCACCTTTATGCCTCCAGCTGCACGCCGACCAAGCCACAGCCGACGCCCGTCCACACCTCGCTGGCAACCGATCCACAGATGTCTCTCGTCTACACCTCACTGGCGATGAAATCACAGCCGACTTCCACCCATCCTCCACGACCACTAAAAG aCTGcgcggtcccgtcggccctggctgtggtgcgacgctgcaaacggacctgggaagcagctcggaggacactgctgcgcatgaacagcgcctacaagtccgcagcggaccgcaagagaagggccgcaccagagctcaggttgggacagcgagtgtggctctccaccaaagatctcccgctgcggacataatcccgcaaacttgctcccag gtcagcagacttcgcacgaatcgcacttcgtcgcCCCCCGCATGGTGGACGATGggccggctgctgtcttcccgccacagaggaaggggggtccagtatctggtgggatatggcccggaggagcactcctggatcccctcccgcttcgtcgtacaccgctccctcatcagggactttcacgcggctcatcctgatgctcctgggccgtccagagccggccgttggggggggggggtactgtcatactcctggcttcctgcccaggctgggcgtggccagccaattagtcagagcacacctgcaccttgttccagctga
- the LOC133496941 gene encoding uncharacterized protein LOC133496941 isoform X4, whose product MRSSEMTRCGDPERDKPKETHTVEFDYIYTTLVHDLVSAAFLAALNYIILFHLDVTVTPTIVNATLYQMRDGERHVSMYFSIILDPLETKSPECTRFGAGVAKVIQKNTHMVMSYPLVVLTDHLVTAYVASSAFRLSSPGQTRLLKILTAPNITYVHTGINITDELHVDPHCCEIGVTDSLRPHADLSVQPLTNARVLFTDGCCNRKQDGCRTGAAALRSRTLFHHHPLHLIFLSGHLSTLNDSLNELAIYPEATPKSAAPLCLQLHADQATADARPHLAGNRSTDVSRLHLTGDEITADFHPSSTTTKRLRGPVGPGCGATLQTDLGSSSEDTAAHEQRLQVRSGPQEKGRTRAQVRWPVPDFQDH is encoded by the exons atgcgttcatctgagatgacacgctgtggcgaccccgaaagggacaagccgaaagaaacacacacagtggaGTTTGACTATATCTATACCACTCTTGTACATGATCTTGTATCAGCAGCATTTCTGGCTGCCCTGAATTACATCATCCTATTTCACTTAGATGTTACTGTCACACCTACCATTGTGAATGCTACTTTATATCAGATGAGGGATGGAGAACGTCATGTCTCGATGTATTTTAGCATTATACTTGATCCACTTGAGACCAAGAGCCCTGAATGCACTAGGTTTGGAGCTGGAGTTGCTAAAGTTatccaaaaaaacacacacatggtaATGTCATATCCCCTTGTGGTCCTCACTGACCACTTAGTGACAGCCTATGTTGCCTCATCAGCATTCAGACTATCTTCTCCTGGGCAAACACGCCTGTTGAAAATTCTCACGGCACCAAACATCACATATGTCCACACCGGCATTAACATAACTGATGAATTGCATGTAGACCCACACTGCTGTGAAATTGGTGTGACTGATTCTCTTCGTCCACAtgctgatctctctgtccaacctctgactaatgccagggtcctgttcactgatggttgctgtaACCGTAAGCAAGATGGCTGTCGTACTGGAGCAGCAGCCCTGAG ATCCAGGACACTTTTTCATCACCACCCcctgcacttgatcttcctgagcGGTCATCTATCTACCTTAAATGACTCTCTC aatgaactggccatcTATCCAGAGGCGACGCCCAAGTCGGCTGCACCTTTATGCCTCCAGCTGCACGCCGACCAAGCCACAGCCGACGCCCGTCCACACCTCGCTGGCAACCGATCCACAGATGTCTCTCGTCTACACCTCACTGGCGATGAAATCACAGCCGACTTCCACCCATCCTCCACGACCACTAAAAG aCTGcgcggtcccgtcggccctggctgtggtgcgacgctgcaaacggacctgggaagcagctcggaggacactgctgcgcatgaacagcgcctacaagtccgcagcggaccgcaagagaagggccgcaccagagctcag gttcgttggcccgttcccgatttccaagatcattaa